The Methylomarinum sp. Ch1-1 genome contains the following window.
GGGCTTTGTTCACTAATTTAGCCTCGGCCTATAAAGATTAAAGGAGAATCACCATGCGTTCTGATATGCTATCTTCCATCTTGACGGAGCTCAACGGCTCTTCGGCGGATATCGAAGCCAGCGGCGTTATTTCCACCGACGGTCTGATGATGGCCGCTGTCCTGCCCGCTTCGCTGGATGAAGACCGAGTCGGCGCGATGAGCGCCGCGATGTTGTCGCTGGGCGACCGAACCGCGCAAGAACTGGCCCGCGGCGACCTGGAACAAGTATTGATTAAAGGCGAGAAAGGCTACGTCCTGATGACTTATGCCGGCAATGAAGCGGTATTGACGGTCTTGGCCAAACCCAACGCCAAATTAGGCCTGATCTTCTTGGATGTTAAAAGAGCCGCCGCCAATATTTCCGAATTGCTGTAAAGGCATATTGCCTTTAAAGATCAAAACCCTCAGATAATCAGGATTGTTTTGCAACGACAGGGAGCGGCTTTAGCCTAAGTTAGGCATCGCTCCCACACTTTTTGAGCCCCCTCACAACTGATCACAAGGAATATTGCCGCTCGCATAGGGATCGGGATTTTTCAAATATAACACCCTGTCATCGTTGCGATCATTCGCTTCTGGAAGAGAGTTAACGCTGCTATCGTATTCGATATGGGTATCAATGGCGGCATCACCTAATGCTAGTCCAGCGCCCGGACCCGCCGAAACCAAACGAGCATAATCAAAATTTGGCGCGTATCCATTGCTGCTATCCAAAGGAATTTGCAAAACAATAGGCCTGCGCCAAGCATCCATAACCTGTTGCTCTCCAACGCTAATGACTTGATGTACAAAACCACTGTTATCGGCCATATCATTAGCAAAACTACTGTCCAACCCAGCCGTCACTAAAGCTCCACCGGCTGCCAAATAAGGACCACGCCAACCCACGCCGGTTTTTGGGTTGAAACTATTAAACCCGGCGGGCTGTGTAAATAAATAACGCAAATTGATTGTTGTTAAGTCGTTTTTAGTATTTTGAGGATAAAACCCCAAGGTATCGCCATAAAACCCAGGACCGGCAGCACCGCCCATGATCGCCTGCTTGACCGCCTGCATCGTCGCATCGGTCGCCTGACACATCGCCATCCGCCCGGCGCCGCCGACATAAGGAATCGCCAAACCGGCCACCGCAATCAAGATCAATAACACCACGGTCAATTCCAGCAAGGTCATGCCCGTCTGCATGCCATATTTGCCATTCATAGTATTTTTTCCAAATTCATCTTCAATAAAAAGGGGGATAGATTTTTAATTAGACTTTTTCTTTTGGTAAAAAACCCGTCCTGCTCTGGCAATATGTTCTTCTAAATCAGGCGACTGCAAATGATCAAAAATCGAGACATCGAATAGATAAGGCGTATTCAGGTCGTCCAATGCTAATTTAATGGATGATAGCGTGGCTTCCGTAAGATTTTCACCGATCAACGTCAAATCAATATCAGAACCTTTGCGAAAACTTCCTTTGGCGCGAGAACCGTAAATGATGACCCGATCAACCTTCGGATAGCTCTCAAAAACCGCTAAAATGCGTTTAAATGTAGCTTGATCTAGGCCAAATCTCATAATAGGGTCTTCATTTTTTCATAAAAATTGGAGAAACAGTAAAAATAAGGCCCAGACACTTTTTTATACTCCTGCTCCAGTATACTTTCTTGATAGGTATGCACCGTTCTATTCCTGCTTTCAATCATATCCATCCAAGCTTGGCCGTTTTCCAGTAAATCAATATTGAAAGCACCTCGGGTTGCACTTCTGGAACCAGTGATATTTTGATACCCCTCATATTCTAGAAAATCCTTCATCACTTTCCATGCCAGTTCATGAGTAAACTCAAAACGCTGGATAATTCCCTCTTTGATAATCGCATCCGCATTATCATCATAAGTCTCGACCGCTTGTTTAAGCTGTAAAAAGGCCTTTTCAAAATTTGAAAAACGCTGTTTCCAGCGAACATCTTGTTCCATCTCTATCCATCCCACTGATTTTTAGTTTCAATTTTTCTACATAACCCTTTTTTTAATACAGGATCGCACCGAAACCCATCGACCAAGCCAACCACAGACTTGTTAACCGCCGAGTCACGAAGGCACAGAGATTTCATCAATTTGCGCCTCGGTGCCCCCCATTTCGTTTCGTCGCCAACCGCATCCATTTTTCGTAAGATTGGTAGAGCAAAACGAAACCCATCATTTGTCCGGCACAATCTTGTATCAGGTTGATGGATTTTACCCTTTATTACCAATTAATAACGGGTAAATCA
Protein-coding sequences here:
- a CDS encoding roadblock/LC7 domain-containing protein, which codes for MRSDMLSSILTELNGSSADIEASGVISTDGLMMAAVLPASLDEDRVGAMSAAMLSLGDRTAQELARGDLEQVLIKGEKGYVLMTYAGNEAVLTVLAKPNAKLGLIFLDVKRAAANISELL
- a CDS encoding nucleotidyltransferase domain-containing protein: MRFGLDQATFKRILAVFESYPKVDRVIIYGSRAKGSFRKGSDIDLTLIGENLTEATLSSIKLALDDLNTPYLFDVSIFDHLQSPDLEEHIARAGRVFYQKKKSN
- a CDS encoding nucleotidyltransferase substrate binding protein encodes the protein MEQDVRWKQRFSNFEKAFLQLKQAVETYDDNADAIIKEGIIQRFEFTHELAWKVMKDFLEYEGYQNITGSRSATRGAFNIDLLENGQAWMDMIESRNRTVHTYQESILEQEYKKVSGPYFYCFSNFYEKMKTLL